In a single window of the Sphingosinicella microcystinivorans genome:
- the trxA gene encoding thioredoxin produces MSRFPAPPQCGRCGNALFDGQPITLGTPNFDAHATKSDIPLLADFWASWCGPCRQMAPAFAAAAAQLEPYVRLGKLDTEAEQAIAGRYSIRSIPTLILIRKGREIARQSGAMPANSIVNWARQAIGA; encoded by the coding sequence CTGTCCAGATTTCCGGCACCACCTCAGTGCGGCCGATGCGGCAACGCGCTGTTCGACGGGCAGCCAATAACCTTGGGAACTCCAAACTTCGATGCCCATGCCACGAAAAGCGACATCCCGCTGCTCGCCGATTTCTGGGCGTCGTGGTGTGGTCCGTGCCGTCAGATGGCACCTGCATTTGCCGCGGCGGCAGCGCAACTGGAGCCCTATGTCCGTTTGGGCAAGCTCGATACTGAAGCGGAGCAAGCGATTGCTGGCCGCTACAGCATCCGTTCGATCCCTACCCTCATCCTGATCCGCAAGGGCCGCGAAATCGCACGACAGTCTGGCGCCATGCCGGCGAATTCCATCGTCAACTGGGCGCGGCAGGCAATCGGGGCCTGA
- a CDS encoding GlsB/YeaQ/YmgE family stress response membrane protein has translation MGWIIALIVGGVAGWLASKVMNRDASMGIFWNIVVGCVGSLIGNAVAGPLLGISGSVQEFSLTGLIIAFVGAVILLAIVNMVQRRNIR, from the coding sequence ATGGGCTGGATTATCGCACTGATCGTGGGCGGGGTTGCCGGTTGGCTCGCCAGCAAGGTGATGAACCGCGATGCCTCGATGGGCATCTTCTGGAATATTGTTGTTGGCTGCGTCGGCTCGCTGATCGGCAATGCTGTCGCAGGGCCGCTGCTGGGCATCAGTGGCAGCGTACAGGAGTTTTCGCTGACCGGACTGATCATCGCCTTTGTCGGCGCAGTGATCCTGCTGGCTATCGTCAACATGGTTCAGCGCAGGAATATTCGCTGA
- a CDS encoding TlpA disulfide reductase family protein, with translation MNPNDIIQIGPLAMALDRLVAIALILTFLAGMDWIVRRFAIAGWQPAGLALLAGLVGARAAYVWVHRESFALDPVVSLQAWLGGWVWSAGVATAALVVVVIMRRLRPIAAGLGLLAALSSVWWAFAEGQAPRSAILLPTGLRFDMARGGSITAGDLRGRPAVLNLWASWCPPCRREMPMLINAAANERRAAVLLVNQGETPAQLRAFLQSQGLPPRDVALDQEGMLSTFTGSPALPTTLFVAADGTIRQTHVGEISRVQLDIAIRALTKADRPRR, from the coding sequence ATGAACCCCAATGACATTATCCAGATCGGCCCGCTGGCGATGGCGCTCGATCGCCTTGTGGCCATAGCGCTCATCCTCACTTTCCTTGCCGGGATGGACTGGATCGTGCGCCGGTTTGCCATAGCTGGCTGGCAACCCGCAGGGCTTGCACTTCTGGCTGGCCTTGTCGGCGCACGAGCGGCCTATGTGTGGGTCCATCGGGAGAGCTTCGCGCTCGATCCGGTCGTCTCGTTACAGGCGTGGCTGGGAGGCTGGGTATGGAGCGCGGGAGTGGCGACAGCGGCGCTGGTGGTGGTCGTGATCATGCGCAGGCTTCGCCCGATTGCGGCGGGGCTAGGTCTGCTGGCGGCGCTTTCTTCGGTGTGGTGGGCCTTCGCCGAGGGACAGGCTCCGCGGTCCGCGATCCTGTTGCCGACAGGCCTGCGCTTCGACATGGCGCGGGGCGGCAGCATCACGGCAGGCGATCTGCGCGGCCGTCCCGCCGTGCTCAACCTCTGGGCCAGCTGGTGCCCGCCCTGCCGCCGCGAAATGCCGATGCTGATCAACGCCGCTGCCAACGAAAGGCGTGCGGCGGTCCTGCTGGTCAATCAGGGCGAAACCCCCGCGCAGCTTCGCGCCTTCCTGCAAAGCCAGGGCCTTCCGCCCCGCGACGTTGCGCTGGATCAGGAAGGCATGCTCAGCACTTTCACCGGCTCACCTGCACTGCCAACGACGCTGTTCGTCGCTGCTGACGGCACCATCCGGCAGACTCATGTGGGCGAAATCTCGCGGGTTCAGCTCGACATCGCGATCCGCGCGCTAACGAAAGCAGATCGTCCGCGGCGGTAA
- a CDS encoding ABC transporter ATP-binding protein — protein sequence MAEGIRIENLVKTYGSGDTAVHALRGVNMAVAKGEVVGLIGPSGSGKSTLLKCLGAVIEPSSGRMIIGDNVIYDDGWKVRDLRALRRDLIGFIFQAPYLIPFLDVTDNVALLPMLAGKPNAVARKEARDLLDALDVGHRAGAMPSQLSGGEQQRVSIARALVNRPPVILADEPTAPLDSVRALAVVDLLNSMARQFDTAIIVVTHDEKIIPTFRRLYNIRDGITLEEQIAPSLG from the coding sequence GTGGCTGAAGGCATCCGCATCGAGAACCTGGTCAAGACCTATGGCAGCGGCGACACCGCGGTCCACGCCCTGCGCGGGGTAAACATGGCGGTCGCCAAAGGCGAGGTCGTGGGGCTGATCGGGCCATCTGGCTCGGGCAAGAGCACGCTACTCAAGTGCCTCGGCGCGGTGATCGAGCCCAGTTCGGGCCGGATGATCATCGGCGACAATGTGATTTACGACGATGGCTGGAAAGTCCGCGACTTGCGCGCACTGCGGCGCGACCTCATCGGGTTCATTTTCCAGGCACCCTATCTGATCCCGTTTCTCGACGTGACCGACAATGTGGCGTTGCTACCCATGCTGGCGGGCAAGCCAAATGCCGTCGCCCGCAAGGAAGCGCGCGATCTGCTTGATGCCCTCGACGTCGGGCACCGGGCGGGGGCCATGCCATCGCAGCTTTCCGGCGGGGAGCAACAACGGGTTTCAATTGCCCGTGCGCTCGTTAACCGCCCGCCGGTTATTCTGGCCGATGAGCCGACCGCGCCGCTCGACAGTGTCCGCGCGCTGGCGGTCGTCGATCTGCTCAACAGCATGGCCCGGCAGTTCGATACCGCGATTATCGTTGTGACACATGACGAGAAGATCATTCCGACCTTCCGCCGACTCTACAACATCCGGGATGGCATCACACTGGAGGAGCAAATTGCCCCCTCGCTCGGTTGA
- a CDS encoding class I SAM-dependent methyltransferase encodes MTDNPLPHADALKYEDWAGEMGARWLANLSGFESTIAPVGNALLAHAAYSPGERVLDIGCGGGATTLAIAQSVQPGGEVLGIDISPDLIAATTRRAAAAGIANARFLCADAASVTLPDGPYDRLFSRFGSMFFAEPIPAFANLRKLLKPGGRIDLAVWGPPQQNPWMLEGMAVARRHAELLAPVPRAPGPFAFEDLDYMREILDGAGFHGVDIIAAKGLLAVGGPGATPSQAQQFACNAMAFGQVLLDYPESVQQAAQADLVELFDQHHRAGEGVMMGYTAWLVSARA; translated from the coding sequence ATGACCGATAATCCCCTACCCCACGCCGATGCCCTGAAGTATGAAGACTGGGCCGGCGAAATGGGCGCGCGGTGGCTGGCAAACCTCAGCGGTTTTGAAAGCACGATTGCGCCGGTCGGCAATGCCTTGTTGGCACACGCGGCCTATTCGCCCGGCGAACGCGTGCTGGATATCGGCTGCGGCGGCGGCGCTACAACGCTTGCCATCGCGCAGTCTGTCCAGCCGGGCGGCGAAGTGCTCGGCATCGACATCTCGCCCGATCTGATCGCGGCGACCACGCGCCGCGCTGCGGCCGCCGGCATCGCCAATGCACGCTTCCTGTGCGCCGACGCGGCCAGCGTGACACTGCCCGATGGCCCCTACGACCGGCTGTTTTCACGTTTCGGCAGCATGTTCTTTGCCGAGCCGATTCCCGCCTTCGCCAACCTACGCAAGCTGCTCAAGCCGGGCGGGCGGATCGACCTTGCCGTGTGGGGGCCGCCCCAGCAGAACCCGTGGATGCTGGAAGGCATGGCGGTGGCGCGCCGCCATGCCGAACTGCTGGCCCCCGTTCCCCGCGCGCCTGGCCCCTTTGCTTTCGAAGACCTCGACTACATGCGGGAGATTCTCGATGGCGCTGGTTTCCACGGCGTGGATATCATCGCCGCCAAGGGACTGCTCGCCGTCGGCGGGCCGGGCGCCACCCCAAGTCAGGCGCAGCAGTTCGCCTGCAACGCCATGGCTTTCGGGCAAGTCCTGCTGGACTATCCGGAGTCCGTGCAGCAAGCGGCGCAGGCCGATCTAGTCGAGCTTTTCGACCAGCACCACCGGGCCGGCGAAGGTGTGATGATGGGTTACACCGCCTGGCTCGTTTCTGCGCGCGCCTGA
- a CDS encoding ABC transporter permease — translation MISLAGRDILHGWGKFVLTGVGLGLLIGVTLSMAGVYRGMVDDAQALLDNSGADLWVVQKDTLGPYAEPSSLNEDTERPIRAMAGVDRAAGVTYLTMQIAHEGSDVRVMVVGAEVAIPGEPGQPPHLLAGRRIVHGHYEAIADVKTGFAIGDRVKVRRNTYRIVGLTSRMVSSGGDPMLFLSLKDAQDAQFDRDSDAIVRERARTASSPVLNPPGNPAVAEAVNAAQASSNNVNAVLVTVKPGADADQVAAAIRRWQRVTVYTRADMESILIDKMIANSARQIGMFLVILAIVSAAIVAFIIYTMTIGKIREIAVLKLIGTRNRTIAGMILQQALGLGLIGFAVGKIAASFWAPFFPKYVLLLPADSLRGFFVVMGICTLASLLAIHAAIKVDPAEAIGG, via the coding sequence ATGATCAGTCTGGCCGGCCGCGACATCCTCCATGGCTGGGGCAAGTTCGTCCTCACCGGCGTGGGGCTGGGGCTGCTGATCGGCGTCACCCTGTCCATGGCCGGTGTCTATCGGGGCATGGTGGACGATGCCCAGGCGCTGCTCGACAACAGCGGTGCGGACTTGTGGGTCGTACAGAAAGACACGCTTGGCCCCTATGCCGAGCCATCGAGCCTCAACGAGGATACCGAGCGCCCGATCCGCGCCATGGCCGGGGTCGATCGCGCGGCGGGTGTCACCTACCTTACCATGCAGATCGCGCATGAAGGCAGTGATGTGCGAGTCATGGTGGTGGGCGCGGAAGTTGCCATTCCCGGTGAGCCGGGACAGCCGCCCCACCTGCTCGCCGGCCGCCGGATCGTGCACGGCCACTACGAGGCCATAGCAGACGTCAAGACCGGCTTCGCCATCGGCGACCGGGTGAAAGTGCGCCGGAATACTTACCGCATCGTCGGATTGACCAGCCGCATGGTCTCGTCCGGGGGCGACCCCATGCTGTTCCTGTCGCTCAAGGACGCGCAGGACGCGCAGTTCGATAGGGACAGCGACGCCATAGTCCGGGAACGGGCGCGCACGGCGTCCAGCCCGGTGCTGAACCCGCCGGGCAATCCGGCGGTGGCCGAAGCGGTCAATGCCGCCCAGGCGAGCAGCAATAATGTGAATGCCGTGCTCGTGACGGTGAAGCCGGGGGCCGATGCCGATCAGGTCGCCGCGGCAATCCGGCGCTGGCAGCGGGTGACAGTCTATACCCGCGCCGATATGGAGAGCATTCTGATCGACAAGATGATCGCCAATTCCGCGCGGCAGATCGGCATGTTCCTGGTGATCCTGGCCATCGTCAGCGCGGCGATCGTCGCTTTCATCATTTACACCATGACGATCGGCAAGATCCGCGAGATTGCGGTGCTCAAGCTGATCGGCACCCGCAACCGGACGATTGCCGGCATGATCCTGCAACAAGCGCTGGGCCTTGGCCTGATCGGATTCGCCGTGGGGAAGATTGCAGCCAGTTTCTGGGCGCCGTTCTTCCCGAAATACGTGCTGTTGCTGCCCGCTGATTCCCTGCGCGGCTTTTTCGTGGTCATGGGCATCTGTACGCTGGCGAGCCTGCTGGCCATCCATGCGGCGATCAAGGTCGATCCGGCGGAGGCGATCGGTGGCTGA
- a CDS encoding TonB-dependent receptor domain-containing protein → MKTSTLAIAMALASTTSALAAEGEAPSAETIVVTAPRITSLDAAAAAEDEHATSPDGAAFIARQPGAALVDNGTLSGQVQMRGLFGERIALRINGQQFATGGPNAMDPAMHYAPMALIDRVEIARGISPVRDGPGLGGGINTVLKQVRFGEGQDLSPQVDISGQYRSVDDSVALGGMAGLASDSLRFGVIASWEKGDDTRFPGGRIATTGYERAVYGVHAGLRTGAGELSLEYRRQETGRSGNPPFAMDIVYFHTDFARIGFAGDVADGVRLEAHADYAGVSHRMNNYEERPAPALAMTRQSDTYADTMSADVSLRFGSAQRHLRIGADFELIDKGYMLYNPLAPAFFIHPLDRAHSDRLGAFAEWRTGAGPVEAELGVRVDRHGAETGAPRFGPGVPAGPAGLALAFANADREWSGTTLDASMRLWAELGAFTPRLTLARKTRAPSLIERFSWLPTEASGGLADGNIYVGTPGIRPEKAWIAELGFDWAGATTYARPVVYYRRIDDFIQGVPYDATPGVVNTPVEMVSQASGDATPLRFANTDAEIWGADIAFGAKIAGPMRIDGVASYVRGRRRDVADNLYRMAPANGRLALAWETARWSLSIEGQAVAAQKKVSSTNDEAASRGYVLANFYGHWLVREGLRLDFGIENLFDRQYLEHLAGYNRIVGSDVPLGARLPGPGRSAFMRLRWAMN, encoded by the coding sequence ATGAAAACCTCCACGCTCGCCATCGCGATGGCGCTTGCCTCCACCACTTCGGCCCTTGCCGCTGAGGGCGAGGCGCCTTCGGCCGAGACCATCGTCGTCACCGCGCCGCGGATTACCTCGCTCGATGCAGCGGCCGCAGCCGAGGACGAGCACGCCACCAGCCCGGACGGCGCGGCGTTCATCGCCCGCCAGCCCGGTGCCGCGCTAGTCGATAACGGCACGCTTTCAGGCCAAGTGCAGATGCGCGGCCTGTTCGGGGAACGCATCGCGCTGCGCATCAATGGTCAGCAGTTCGCCACCGGCGGGCCGAACGCCATGGACCCGGCCATGCATTACGCGCCGATGGCGCTGATCGACCGGGTGGAGATCGCGCGCGGAATTTCGCCGGTGCGCGATGGGCCGGGGCTGGGCGGCGGGATCAACACCGTGCTCAAGCAGGTGCGGTTCGGTGAGGGCCAGGACCTGTCGCCGCAGGTCGACATCTCGGGCCAGTACCGCAGCGTCGATGACAGCGTGGCACTGGGGGGCATGGCCGGGCTGGCCAGCGACAGCCTGCGCTTCGGCGTGATCGCATCGTGGGAGAAGGGCGACGACACGCGCTTTCCCGGCGGTCGCATTGCCACAACGGGCTATGAACGCGCGGTCTATGGCGTTCATGCCGGATTGCGCACGGGAGCAGGTGAACTGAGCCTCGAATACCGCCGGCAGGAAACCGGGCGTTCGGGCAATCCGCCGTTTGCGATGGACATCGTCTATTTCCACACCGACTTCGCCCGGATCGGCTTTGCGGGCGATGTCGCGGATGGTGTCCGGCTGGAAGCGCACGCCGATTATGCCGGTGTCAGCCACCGCATGAACAATTATGAAGAGCGGCCCGCGCCAGCTCTTGCCATGACCCGTCAGTCGGACACTTATGCCGACACCATGAGCGCGGATGTGTCGCTGCGCTTCGGCTCGGCACAGCGCCACCTGCGGATCGGTGCGGATTTTGAACTGATCGACAAGGGCTACATGCTCTACAATCCGCTGGCGCCGGCCTTCTTCATCCATCCGCTGGACCGCGCACACAGCGATCGGCTGGGCGCCTTTGCCGAATGGCGCACCGGTGCCGGTCCGGTGGAGGCCGAACTCGGTGTGCGGGTGGACCGCCACGGCGCCGAAACCGGGGCGCCGCGCTTTGGTCCAGGCGTGCCTGCTGGTCCCGCAGGTCTGGCGCTGGCCTTTGCCAATGCCGACCGGGAATGGTCAGGCACCACCCTCGATGCCTCGATGCGGTTGTGGGCGGAACTGGGGGCGTTCACCCCGCGCCTGACGCTTGCCCGCAAGACCCGTGCCCCCAGCCTGATCGAACGCTTTTCCTGGCTGCCGACCGAGGCCAGCGGCGGACTTGCCGATGGCAACATCTATGTCGGCACGCCCGGCATCCGGCCGGAAAAGGCGTGGATCGCGGAACTCGGCTTCGATTGGGCTGGGGCAACGACCTATGCACGGCCGGTCGTCTATTACCGCCGTATCGACGATTTCATCCAGGGCGTGCCTTATGACGCCACGCCTGGGGTGGTTAACACACCGGTCGAAATGGTCTCGCAGGCAAGCGGCGATGCCACGCCGCTGCGCTTTGCCAATACCGATGCGGAAATCTGGGGGGCGGACATCGCCTTTGGCGCGAAGATCGCTGGCCCTATGCGGATCGACGGCGTGGCGAGCTATGTGCGGGGCAGGCGTCGCGATGTGGCCGACAATCTCTATCGCATGGCCCCGGCCAACGGACGTCTTGCGCTGGCATGGGAGACCGCGCGCTGGTCCTTGTCGATCGAGGGGCAGGCGGTGGCCGCGCAGAAGAAGGTGTCATCCACCAACGATGAGGCGGCGAGCAGGGGCTATGTCCTGGCCAATTTCTATGGCCATTGGCTGGTGCGCGAGGGACTGCGCCTCGATTTCGGTATCGAGAACCTGTTCGACCGCCAGTATCTCGAACATCTTGCGGGCTATAACCGCATCGTCGGCTCTGACGTTCCGCTGGGCGCGCGTCTGCCGGGACCGGGACGTTCCGCCTTCATGCGCCTGCGTTGGGCGATGAACTGA
- a CDS encoding efflux RND transporter periplasmic adaptor subunit, with product MTLPFYLGPFTLSRRAWMLVAVLVPLLLVFAWVAFRSGPLAPVRVTAVTVGERAIAPALFGIGTVEARYTQRIGPTAPGRVASLAVDVGDRVEVGQLIAVIDPIDLDQRIEAASGSAGRSAALEQAAASQIADARARLELARSEAARGEELFRGGWLTRTALDQRRQALAAAQAGLATAQANRTAATQDRGRTGAERAALLEQKANLRLVAPRAGLVVRRLAEPGTTVVAGQAVIEVVDPSELWINARFDQSRAGGISSGLPARIVLRSRSDKPLKGSVLRIEPVADAVTEEVLAKVAFDGSASLPPIGELAEVTVGLPPQHKTLALPNAAIHRIDGELGVWVIRDGDPEFVVVKLGAEDAEGWVQVLQGLAKGEQVVLHSARPLGSASRLSIVDKLP from the coding sequence ATGACTCTGCCATTCTACTTGGGGCCGTTCACCTTGAGTCGGCGCGCCTGGATGCTCGTGGCGGTCCTGGTGCCATTGCTTCTGGTCTTTGCGTGGGTGGCTTTCCGGTCCGGACCGCTTGCGCCTGTGCGGGTGACGGCGGTGACGGTGGGGGAACGAGCGATTGCTCCCGCACTGTTCGGCATCGGCACAGTGGAAGCACGCTATACGCAGCGCATTGGCCCGACTGCGCCGGGGCGCGTCGCCAGCCTTGCCGTTGATGTCGGGGATCGGGTGGAGGTGGGGCAACTGATCGCAGTGATCGACCCCATCGATCTTGACCAGCGCATTGAGGCGGCATCGGGTAGTGCAGGCCGTTCTGCGGCGCTTGAACAGGCCGCCGCATCGCAAATTGCGGATGCCCGCGCACGGCTGGAACTGGCCCGCAGCGAAGCCGCGCGCGGCGAGGAACTATTCCGTGGTGGCTGGCTGACCCGCACCGCACTCGACCAGCGCCGACAGGCACTCGCGGCGGCGCAGGCGGGGCTTGCAACTGCACAGGCGAACCGCACTGCCGCCACGCAGGATCGCGGTCGTACCGGCGCCGAACGCGCGGCCTTGCTGGAGCAGAAAGCCAACCTGCGGCTTGTCGCACCGCGCGCGGGGCTGGTCGTTCGCCGCCTTGCCGAGCCGGGGACCACTGTTGTCGCCGGACAAGCCGTGATCGAAGTGGTCGATCCGTCGGAACTGTGGATCAATGCCCGTTTCGACCAGTCGCGTGCGGGAGGTATTTCGTCAGGCTTGCCGGCGCGTATCGTCCTGCGTTCACGGTCGGACAAGCCGCTGAAAGGATCCGTGCTGCGGATCGAGCCTGTCGCCGATGCGGTGACGGAAGAAGTGCTCGCCAAAGTGGCCTTCGATGGATCGGCCAGCCTGCCGCCAATCGGTGAACTGGCTGAAGTGACTGTTGGCCTGCCGCCGCAGCACAAGACGCTCGCCTTGCCAAATGCGGCGATCCACCGGATCGACGGGGAACTGGGCGTCTGGGTGATCCGTGACGGCGATCCGGAATTCGTGGTGGTCAAGCTGGGCGCAGAGGATGCGGAAGGCTGGGTCCAGGTGCTGCAAGGGCTGGCGAAGGGCGAGCAGGTCGTCCTGCATAGCGCCCGGCCGCTCGGTTCTGCCAGCCGTCTCTCGATCGTCGACAAGCTCCCATGA
- a CDS encoding DUF3883 domain-containing protein produces the protein MSLTQPPNCPRRRDHLNARNRALGKAGEELVLHHEKRSLLSAGREDLADRVRWTAIQDGDGYGFDIASYEPDGRERLLEVKTTNGWERTPFHISRNELAVAEARRDDWHLVRVWSFARSPQAYVLRFPLEAHVELTATSFLAGLR, from the coding sequence ATTAGCTTAACTCAGCCGCCAAACTGTCCAAGAAGGCGGGACCACCTCAATGCGCGCAACCGCGCGCTCGGAAAAGCAGGCGAAGAGCTCGTCCTGCACCACGAAAAACGATCATTGCTCTCCGCCGGGCGGGAGGACCTCGCCGACCGGGTGCGCTGGACTGCGATACAGGATGGCGACGGCTATGGCTTCGACATCGCCAGCTATGAGCCCGATGGCCGCGAACGCCTGCTTGAGGTCAAGACGACCAATGGGTGGGAGCGCACGCCTTTCCACATTTCCCGAAACGAGCTGGCGGTTGCAGAAGCCCGCCGCGATGACTGGCACCTGGTGCGAGTCTGGAGCTTTGCCCGGTCACCGCAGGCCTATGTCTTGCGGTTTCCGCTGGAAGCCCATGTCGAATTGACCGCTACGAGCTTCCTGGCCGGACTGCGCTAG
- a CDS encoding TetR/AcrR family transcriptional regulator, whose protein sequence is MSRLYLSADMRRAETIATVIGLAARSDPTEITTGQIAAAMGVSQGALFRHFPDKQSMWTAVLDWTCTELQRRFDGVRASQPLARLEAMLAAHIGFIMENPGVPRILWGVLQRTGETPAKDIVRHLMATYRARVAGELSVAHAARQIAGDADLEAATVMFLALVQGLVMQALAIDDFSALPAMSERQFALFRRSLEAVE, encoded by the coding sequence ATGAGCCGTCTTTATCTTTCCGCTGACATGCGGCGCGCCGAAACCATAGCGACGGTGATCGGACTGGCGGCGCGGAGTGACCCGACGGAAATCACTACGGGGCAGATCGCGGCGGCCATGGGCGTGTCGCAAGGCGCGCTGTTTCGCCATTTTCCCGACAAGCAATCAATGTGGACCGCCGTTCTCGACTGGACCTGCACCGAATTGCAGCGCCGCTTCGACGGTGTTCGGGCTTCGCAGCCGCTCGCACGGCTCGAGGCCATGCTGGCAGCGCATATCGGCTTCATCATGGAGAACCCTGGCGTGCCGCGCATTTTATGGGGCGTACTCCAGCGCACTGGCGAAACTCCGGCCAAAGACATCGTCCGGCATTTGATGGCGACTTACCGCGCGCGGGTGGCAGGCGAACTGTCGGTGGCGCATGCGGCCCGGCAGATTGCCGGGGACGCCGATCTCGAAGCAGCGACAGTGATGTTTCTGGCGCTTGTCCAGGGCCTCGTGATGCAGGCGCTCGCCATTGATGATTTCTCGGCATTGCCGGCCATGTCTGAGCGGCAGTTTGCGCTCTTTCGCCGCAGTCTGGAGGCCGTGGAATGA
- a CDS encoding IS3 family transposase (programmed frameshift): MAKVGKRYFTDEFKREAVTLWETSGRMQADVARELGIMPTMLRRWQRALEIKGTVPAAKPLSSSMASPADQASEIARLRRELDRTRMERDILKKRGRHLRGDATVKFQFIRAHAGPWPVSVMCRMLGVSRSGYYDWRDRPPSMRMTENAVLLADIRRIQARHSGRYGSPRMHAALRAEGRGCSRGRVERLMRRHGIRALAGRRFRPSTTDSRHYLPIAPNLLAQRFEATAPNRVWLADISYIPTGEGWLYLAAVLDLATRKIVGWAMRDHMRTELTLAALMMAAQRQRPARGLVHHSDRGSQYAAGAYVDQLTAIGATASMSRTGNCYDNAPMESFFHTLKVELVHQCRWATHVEARQALFGYIEGYYNRHRMHSALGYLTPEQAEQRMTG, translated from the exons ATGGCAAAGGTTGGGAAGCGATATTTCACGGACGAGTTCAAGCGCGAGGCGGTGACGCTATGGGAGACGAGCGGTCGGATGCAGGCCGACGTTGCGCGTGAGTTGGGTATCATGCCGACGATGTTGAGGCGCTGGCAACGGGCACTGGAGATCAAGGGGACAGTGCCTGCGGCGAAGCCGCTATCATCGTCGATGGCGTCGCCGGCGGATCAGGCGTCGGAGATTGCCAGGCTACGCCGCGAGCTCGATCGCACGCGCATGGAGCGCGACATTCTAAAAAAGCG CGGTCGGCATTTGCGCGGAGATGCCACGGTGAAGTTCCAGTTCATCCGCGCCCATGCTGGCCCCTGGCCGGTCAGCGTCATGTGCCGCATGCTCGGTGTGTCGCGCAGCGGCTATTACGATTGGCGCGATCGACCGCCGAGTATGCGCATGACGGAGAACGCCGTGTTGCTCGCCGATATCCGCCGGATCCAGGCGCGGCATTCCGGGCGATACGGCAGTCCCCGGATGCATGCCGCGCTGCGCGCGGAAGGGCGCGGCTGCAGCCGCGGTCGTGTCGAGCGGCTGATGCGCCGTCACGGCATTCGTGCGCTTGCCGGTCGCCGCTTTCGGCCCTCGACGACCGACAGCCGCCATTACCTGCCGATCGCGCCGAACCTGCTAGCGCAGCGCTTCGAAGCAACGGCGCCGAACCGCGTGTGGCTGGCCGATATCAGCTATATCCCGACCGGCGAAGGCTGGCTGTATCTGGCGGCCGTGCTCGATCTGGCGACGCGCAAGATCGTGGGCTGGGCGATGCGGGATCACATGCGCACCGAACTGACGCTCGCTGCGTTGATGATGGCCGCCCAACGGCAGCGACCAGCACGCGGACTCGTGCATCACTCCGATCGCGGATCGCAATATGCCGCCGGGGCTTATGTCGATCAACTCACCGCGATCGGCGCGACCGCGTCGATGAGCCGCACCGGAAACTGTTACGACAACGCGCCGATGGAGAGCTTCTTTCATACGCTGAAGGTCGAACTGGTCCATCAATGCCGCTGGGCAACGCACGTCGAAGCCCGGCAGGCTCTGTTCGGATATATCGAAGGCTATTATAATCGGCATCGCATGCACTCGGCGCTCGGGTATCTCACCCCCGAACAGGCCGAGCAACGCATGACGGGCTAA
- the aqpZ gene encoding aquaporin Z, whose protein sequence is MVRKLSAEFFGTFWLVFGGCGSAVLAAGYPELGIGFVGVSLAFGLTVLTMAYAVGGISGGHFNPAVSLGLALANRFSWKDLIPYWIAQVVGAIAAAVVLYAIASGKTGWSAGGFASNGFGNLSPGGYTMQAALLIEIVLTAGFLIVILGATSKAVPSGFAPIAIGLALTLIHLISIPVTNTSVNPARSTGVALFAETAALGQLWLFWVAPLVGAAIGALIWRVVLSPGEVPEDLGDGSFVDVSVTHLEIRN, encoded by the coding sequence ATGGTGCGCAAATTGTCGGCCGAATTTTTCGGCACTTTCTGGCTCGTTTTTGGCGGCTGCGGGTCTGCCGTGCTGGCAGCCGGATATCCGGAGCTAGGCATCGGGTTTGTCGGGGTCTCGCTGGCTTTCGGCCTGACTGTCCTGACTATGGCCTATGCAGTGGGCGGGATTTCCGGCGGCCATTTCAATCCCGCGGTTTCGCTCGGACTGGCCTTGGCCAATCGCTTCAGCTGGAAAGATCTGATTCCCTACTGGATCGCCCAGGTGGTGGGTGCGATTGCTGCCGCAGTTGTGCTTTACGCCATTGCTTCTGGCAAGACCGGGTGGAGCGCAGGCGGCTTTGCGTCCAACGGCTTTGGTAACCTGTCGCCCGGCGGTTACACGATGCAGGCAGCCCTGCTGATCGAGATCGTTCTGACAGCAGGCTTCCTGATCGTCATCCTCGGCGCGACCTCGAAGGCGGTACCGTCCGGCTTTGCGCCAATCGCAATCGGCTTGGCGCTGACGCTGATCCACCTGATCTCGATCCCGGTCACCAATACCTCGGTCAATCCAGCCCGGTCCACCGGCGTCGCACTCTTCGCCGAGACCGCCGCGCTGGGGCAACTGTGGCTGTTCTGGGTCGCGCCGCTCGTGGGTGCGGCAATCGGGGCGCTGATCTGGCGGGTGGTGCTGTCACCCGGCGAAGTCCCCGAAGACCTCGGTGACGGGTCATTTGTAGACGTCAGCGTGACGCACCTGGAAATCCGCAACTGA